From a single Bacteroidia bacterium genomic region:
- a CDS encoding VCBS repeat-containing protein yields the protein MKSRGLLLLTTGAFFCCNQLFSQKDPGTLFSLLSPKKTHILFNNELKDTREHNILLYSNYYGGAGVGIGDINNDGLQDIFFAGNLVADKLYLNKGNLEFEDITTSAGILDNGGWSSGVLFGDVNNDGFSDIYVTRELYDDKPELRRNKLYINNGDNTFTERAAEYGVDDSERTRHATFIDYDKDGDLDLLLLNQPPNPGDYSKYYKTELLIDQYNMKFLENTGNKFVDITQKAGLNRTGFPNSVTATDLNGDGWTDLFIANDFWVGDWYYINNGDGTFTDKIKEYVHHTSFSSMGVDAGDINNDGRPDVMVVDMVAEDNYRLKANMSGMNPKAFWKVVNEGGGYQYMFNMLHLNVGGGYLSDIAQMGGVATTDWSWAVLIADLDNDGWKDIFVGNGLMRDIRNNDAAKEFKKHIESALFEFIRDNPNPGNITVWDVVDMEASLSIVPSQKLHNYVFHNNGNMTFSKKIEEWGFDQKTFSNGASYADLDNDGDLDLVVNNINDVASVYENHASQRANSHYLRVKAVADAGKVSLMGTKVWVETADGEQFIEITGVRGMYSTSEYIPHFGLGKNTQASRVRVLWPDGKENILTGVAADQMLTVKYSEAKLPVVAEQVSGVARTVFTDAAKESKIAFTYKENNFDDFEKQVLMPQKMSTLGPAMATGDINGDGRDDFFIGGASGNAGSIFSQNPDGTFTPVSPDVLTRDKIYEDMGAVFFDADGDGDQDLYVVSGGNEFAPGSENYQDRLYLNDGAGRFSKGENLLPDMKFCGGKVVAEDIDKDGDLDLFVAGRHVAWAYPEPASSAILRNDGGKFTNVTETIAKDLINIGMVNDVSFFDYNNDGFQDIVLAGEWMPMTILQNKNGQFARIQPVFEHPELSAPSTNGWWFSVKTADMDNDGDMDIVAGNLGLNYKYKATQDEPFEVYYYDFDNNKSKDVVLTYYNFGIAYPVRGKQCSSEQVPVLKEKFETYDLFASSSVFDIYGKNNLKNALHYEAHTFASTYFENLGNGRFMIHVLPVIAQISSINTIILDDFTGDQHPDILIGGNLYDAEVETARNDAGFGLLLTGDGKGHFHPVPWEESGFFIPFDVKQMIPVNEGNQRLVIVGCNNSDLKVFKVSGSHSR from the coding sequence ATGAAGTCAAGAGGACTATTACTACTTACTACAGGTGCTTTTTTTTGCTGTAATCAGCTATTTTCCCAGAAAGACCCAGGGACTCTTTTCTCTTTGCTGAGTCCTAAAAAAACCCATATCCTTTTCAACAACGAGCTGAAGGATACCCGCGAGCATAATATCCTCCTTTACTCCAACTACTACGGTGGTGCAGGGGTCGGAATCGGCGATATAAATAATGATGGTCTTCAGGACATTTTTTTTGCCGGCAATCTGGTCGCTGACAAATTATACCTCAACAAAGGAAATCTGGAGTTTGAAGATATAACCACTTCCGCCGGAATCCTTGACAATGGCGGCTGGTCTTCCGGGGTTCTGTTTGGCGATGTCAATAATGATGGATTCTCCGATATTTATGTCACCCGCGAACTTTACGACGATAAGCCCGAACTCAGGAGAAACAAGCTTTATATCAACAACGGCGACAATACCTTTACCGAGCGCGCCGCCGAATATGGCGTAGATGACAGTGAAAGAACCCGCCATGCCACGTTTATCGATTATGATAAAGACGGTGACCTCGACCTGCTGCTGCTCAATCAGCCGCCCAATCCCGGCGATTACTCCAAATACTACAAGACCGAACTGCTGATCGATCAGTACAATATGAAGTTTCTGGAAAATACCGGAAACAAATTTGTAGATATAACCCAAAAAGCGGGTCTTAACCGTACGGGTTTCCCCAACAGTGTGACCGCTACTGACCTTAACGGTGATGGCTGGACCGACTTGTTTATTGCCAATGACTTCTGGGTCGGAGACTGGTATTATATCAACAATGGCGACGGCACCTTTACCGACAAAATCAAAGAATATGTTCACCATACCTCCTTCAGCAGTATGGGCGTGGACGCAGGCGATATCAACAATGACGGTCGCCCGGATGTGATGGTGGTGGATATGGTCGCCGAAGACAATTATCGTCTGAAAGCCAATATGAGTGGGATGAATCCCAAAGCTTTCTGGAAAGTGGTAAATGAAGGTGGCGGGTATCAGTATATGTTTAATATGCTCCACCTGAATGTCGGTGGAGGTTATCTGAGCGATATTGCCCAAATGGGAGGCGTGGCAACAACTGACTGGAGTTGGGCAGTACTGATTGCCGATCTTGACAACGACGGATGGAAAGATATTTTTGTGGGAAATGGGCTGATGCGCGATATCCGCAACAACGACGCCGCCAAGGAATTTAAAAAACATATAGAGTCGGCTCTTTTTGAATTTATCCGCGACAACCCCAATCCTGGCAATATTACCGTATGGGATGTGGTGGATATGGAGGCTTCTCTGAGTATTGTTCCTTCCCAAAAGCTGCACAACTATGTTTTCCACAACAATGGAAACATGACCTTCTCAAAAAAAATAGAAGAGTGGGGATTTGATCAGAAAACCTTCTCCAATGGCGCCTCCTACGCCGATCTTGACAATGATGGCGATCTTGATCTGGTTGTCAACAATATCAATGATGTGGCTTCTGTATATGAAAATCACGCTTCTCAAAGAGCCAATAGCCATTATCTTCGGGTGAAAGCAGTTGCCGATGCCGGAAAGGTTTCATTGATGGGGACAAAGGTTTGGGTAGAAACAGCAGACGGCGAACAGTTTATCGAAATCACCGGAGTCAGGGGAATGTATTCTACCAGCGAATATATTCCACATTTTGGCCTTGGGAAAAATACACAGGCCAGCCGCGTACGTGTGTTGTGGCCTGACGGAAAAGAAAATATCCTGACCGGAGTTGCCGCAGACCAGATGCTTACCGTTAAGTACAGTGAAGCAAAACTGCCTGTAGTCGCCGAACAGGTTTCTGGCGTTGCGCGGACTGTGTTTACCGATGCCGCAAAAGAATCAAAAATTGCTTTTACCTATAAGGAAAACAATTTTGACGATTTTGAAAAGCAAGTATTGATGCCCCAAAAAATGTCTACGCTCGGCCCGGCAATGGCAACCGGTGATATCAACGGCGATGGAAGGGACGATTTTTTTATCGGTGGCGCATCCGGAAACGCAGGCAGTATTTTCAGCCAGAATCCGGACGGGACATTCACGCCGGTATCCCCGGATGTGTTGACCCGCGACAAAATATACGAGGATATGGGAGCCGTTTTCTTTGACGCAGATGGGGATGGCGATCAGGATCTATATGTGGTAAGTGGTGGCAATGAGTTTGCACCCGGCTCTGAAAATTATCAGGACAGGCTTTATCTCAATGATGGTGCAGGACGGTTTTCCAAAGGAGAAAACCTTCTCCCCGATATGAAGTTTTGCGGAGGAAAAGTCGTGGCTGAAGACATTGATAAAGACGGAGATCTGGATTTGTTTGTGGCAGGGCGTCATGTCGCATGGGCCTATCCTGAGCCCGCGAGCAGTGCAATATTGCGAAATGACGGGGGGAAATTTACCAATGTAACCGAAACCATCGCCAAAGATCTGATCAATATCGGAATGGTCAATGATGTATCATTCTTCGACTATAACAATGACGGTTTTCAGGATATTGTATTGGCAGGAGAATGGATGCCAATGACCATTTTGCAAAACAAAAACGGACAGTTTGCACGGATCCAGCCCGTGTTCGAGCACCCTGAGTTATCCGCCCCCAGCACAAATGGATGGTGGTTTAGTGTAAAAACCGCAGATATGGACAATGACGGAGATATGGATATCGTAGCGGGGAATCTGGGGTTAAATTACAAATACAAAGCCACCCAGGATGAACCATTTGAGGTATATTATTATGATTTTGATAATAATAAATCTAAAGATGTGGTGCTTACCTATTATAACTTTGGTATCGCCTATCCGGTCAGAGGGAAACAATGCTCTTCGGAGCAGGTTCCGGTGCTGAAAGAAAAATTTGAAACGTACGACCTGTTTGCTTCTTCCAGTGTTTTTGATATATATGGGAAAAACAATTTAAAAAATGCGCTTCACTATGAAGCCCATACATTTGCCTCCACATATTTTGAAAACCTTGGCAACGGGCGGTTCATGATTCACGTTCTTCCGGTAATAGCTCAAATCTCTTCCATAAACACAATCATTCTGGATGATTTTACTGGAGATCAACATCCGGACATTCTGATTGGAGGCAATTTATATGATGCAGAAGTAGAAACTGCGCGCAATGATGCGGGTTTCGGTCTGTTGCTTACTGGCGATGGAAAAGGTCATTTCCATCCTGTTCCCTGGGAAGAAAGCGGATTTTTTATACCTTTCGATGTGAAGCAAATGATTCCGGTCAATGAGGGAAACCAAAGACTGGTAATTGTTGGCTGTAACAACAGTGATCTTAAGGTTTTTAAAGTTTCAGGTTCTCATTCAAGGTAA
- a CDS encoding AP endonuclease, which translates to MKKITFFLSIFTLMAVSCVTDNEQHGESVASKFTLEPGDVFAWCIVPFDSVRRSPEARIDMLKSLGINAYAYDWRAEHLPEMTHELTLAEEKGIHIQGVWMWIDANQDSPGKLSEGNEQVLKSVQEAGLNTQIWAGFNYNYFENLGDEEAIQRGKEMISYLDERAKMIGCKIALYNHGDWFGEPANQVKIIQTMPGRDIGIIYSFHHGHHQIDRFGEVVSVMLPYLWGVNLNGMKKEGPQILPLGTGDQEAGMVSTLVDAGYKGPFGVLGHVMEDDVQHVLEQNLAGLSKLTK; encoded by the coding sequence ATGAAAAAAATCACATTCTTCCTTTCCATTTTCACGCTTATGGCGGTTTCGTGCGTTACTGACAACGAACAGCATGGCGAATCCGTTGCCAGCAAATTCACTTTGGAGCCGGGAGACGTATTTGCCTGGTGTATTGTGCCTTTTGACAGCGTACGCCGTTCACCTGAAGCTCGGATCGACATGCTGAAATCATTGGGTATAAACGCTTATGCTTACGACTGGCGCGCGGAGCATTTGCCGGAAATGACGCACGAGCTTACCCTGGCGGAGGAAAAGGGAATCCATATACAGGGAGTATGGATGTGGATCGATGCCAATCAGGATAGTCCGGGTAAATTAAGCGAAGGAAACGAGCAGGTATTAAAATCTGTTCAGGAAGCTGGATTAAACACCCAAATATGGGCAGGTTTCAATTACAATTATTTTGAAAATCTGGGGGATGAGGAAGCGATCCAACGGGGGAAAGAAATGATCAGCTATCTCGATGAAAGGGCAAAAATGATCGGCTGTAAAATCGCGCTTTACAATCACGGAGACTGGTTTGGCGAACCGGCAAATCAGGTAAAGATAATCCAAACTATGCCCGGGCGGGACATCGGCATTATCTACAGCTTTCATCACGGGCATCATCAGATTGACCGGTTTGGGGAAGTCGTTTCTGTCATGCTGCCTTATCTGTGGGGAGTAAATCTCAATGGGATGAAAAAAGAGGGACCGCAGATTTTACCGTTAGGAACAGGCGACCAGGAGGCCGGAATGGTTTCTACGCTGGTAGATGCAGGGTATAAAGGCCCGTTTGGCGTACTGGGGCATGTCATGGAAGATGATGTGCAGCATGTGCTGGAACAAAACCTGGCAGGGTTATCCAAACTGACAAAATAA
- a CDS encoding PepSY-like domain-containing protein, which translates to MKRLNFLLAFAFALSLMASSCSRTDISASGKSIKLAVSDIPADASTYVSTNFSTLSIVKVEKKLNPDGSFKSYEVYLSNGVELYFDENWNPIFGGDDSSNSSSSSSGTDDSFDISYSDLPQVTQDYMTLNYPNAQIDKVKKKVNDSGNARSYEIRLKDKTRLFFNGTGQFTGIDK; encoded by the coding sequence ATGAAACGTCTCAATTTCCTTCTCGCCTTTGCCTTTGCGCTTTCTCTTATGGCCTCCAGCTGCAGCCGTACCGATATTTCGGCCAGCGGTAAATCCATCAAACTCGCGGTCAGCGATATTCCTGCCGATGCTTCCACTTATGTGAGTACCAATTTTTCCACGCTGTCTATTGTAAAAGTAGAGAAAAAACTCAATCCTGATGGCAGTTTCAAAAGCTATGAAGTTTATCTGAGCAATGGGGTAGAGCTGTATTTCGACGAAAACTGGAACCCAATATTTGGTGGAGATGACAGTAGCAACAGTAGCAGCAGCAGCAGTGGCACGGATGACAGTTTCGACATTTCTTATTCAGACTTGCCACAGGTAACTCAGGATTACATGACCTTAAACTATCCAAACGCTCAGATAGACAAAGTGAAGAAAAAAGTTAACGACAGTGGTAACGCCCGTTCTTACGAAATCCGCCTCAAAGACAAAACACGGTTGTTTTTCAACGGAACAGGACAATTTACCGGAATCGATAAATAG
- a CDS encoding glycoside hydrolase family 9 protein has translation MNARLSLLFLIVILLVFSCQSPDTAAVFIRHNLVGYLPEETKEAIAFSSIPVQGSFSVIDTASGESVLTAPAKPDKAPAWGDFLYYTLDFSSLKTPGAYYLQVGEWKSAVFQISDSVYGQYHELLVEFMQQQRCGDNPFLSSSDEGYHCHSLDGKTMYGPMPDSTHMDFTGGWHDAGDQLKYLITGSNATARMILASELYHMEDKFSDVLDENAGADRNGTSDLLDEAKWGLDWIHKLHPAPDQLFHQIADDRDHIGWKMPLEDKSDYGWGPNSYRVAYFADGKPQGLGKYKSQATGVANLAGRSAAAMAMAYSEWTRLRLDETYAKKCLKAAKELYQMGLRQPGFQQGNSFSAPYRYNEDTWTDDMEWGAAELYKATGEKHYLDDAIRFARLANTQTSWMGLDTAEHYRYYPFVNVAHYSLYKSVDGPFKDTLAMYYRTGIEQCMARGKKNPFNVGAPFIWCSNNLMVALCTQIILYEDMTGDLQYHDFLLAQRDWLLGRNPWGTSMFTGIPTGGEYPVDVHTSVWMMTKREAPGGLVDGPVSGAIHRNQKGLVMAEPDEFAEVQNGVVVYHDDNGDYATNEPTMDGTAGAILMMAYWGAGK, from the coding sequence ATGAATGCCCGACTTTCGCTATTATTTTTAATTGTAATACTGCTGGTTTTTTCCTGCCAATCGCCTGATACGGCTGCCGTCTTCATACGGCACAATCTGGTGGGTTATCTTCCGGAAGAGACCAAAGAAGCCATTGCATTTTCCAGCATCCCCGTGCAAGGCTCATTTTCCGTGATTGATACTGCTTCGGGAGAGTCAGTGCTGACGGCTCCGGCCAAACCCGACAAAGCGCCGGCATGGGGAGATTTTTTGTATTACACACTCGATTTTTCCAGCCTGAAAACCCCGGGTGCCTATTACCTTCAGGTCGGGGAATGGAAATCGGCGGTATTCCAAATCAGCGATTCTGTCTATGGGCAATATCATGAGTTGCTCGTAGAATTTATGCAGCAGCAACGGTGTGGCGACAACCCTTTTCTTTCATCCTCTGATGAGGGGTATCACTGCCATTCGCTCGACGGAAAAACCATGTACGGCCCCATGCCCGATTCCACCCATATGGATTTTACCGGAGGCTGGCACGACGCCGGCGACCAGTTGAAATATCTGATTACAGGAAGTAACGCAACGGCAAGGATGATTCTCGCCAGCGAGCTATACCATATGGAGGATAAATTTTCCGATGTGTTGGATGAAAATGCAGGAGCTGACCGAAATGGAACATCCGACCTGCTCGATGAAGCTAAATGGGGCCTTGACTGGATTCACAAACTCCACCCTGCACCGGATCAGTTGTTTCACCAGATTGCCGACGACCGCGACCACATCGGTTGGAAAATGCCGCTGGAAGACAAATCTGATTACGGCTGGGGGCCCAACAGCTACCGCGTCGCATATTTTGCAGATGGAAAACCCCAGGGTCTGGGAAAATACAAAAGTCAGGCAACGGGGGTAGCCAACCTGGCCGGAAGATCAGCCGCAGCCATGGCAATGGCTTACAGCGAGTGGACCCGATTGAGGCTGGATGAAACTTACGCCAAAAAATGCCTGAAAGCTGCCAAAGAGCTGTACCAGATGGGACTCCGCCAGCCAGGCTTCCAGCAGGGCAACTCCTTCAGTGCCCCCTATCGCTATAATGAAGATACCTGGACCGACGATATGGAATGGGGAGCGGCTGAATTATACAAAGCTACAGGAGAAAAACATTACCTCGATGATGCCATCAGATTTGCCAGACTAGCCAATACACAAACCTCCTGGATGGGGCTTGATACTGCCGAACATTACCGCTACTACCCTTTTGTGAATGTCGCCCATTACAGCCTGTACAAAAGCGTTGACGGCCCGTTTAAAGATACATTGGCCATGTATTACCGTACCGGGATCGAGCAGTGTATGGCCCGGGGAAAAAAGAATCCGTTTAACGTCGGCGCACCTTTCATCTGGTGTTCCAATAACCTAATGGTCGCTTTATGCACCCAGATCATCTTGTATGAAGACATGACCGGAGACCTTCAGTATCACGATTTCCTCCTGGCGCAACGCGACTGGCTGCTGGGCAGGAACCCCTGGGGAACCTCCATGTTTACGGGTATCCCGACCGGCGGCGAATACCCTGTCGATGTGCACACCAGTGTATGGATGATGACCAAACGGGAAGCACCCGGCGGCCTGGTAGACGGCCCCGTAAGCGGAGCTATTCACCGCAACCAGAAAGGCCTCGTGATGGCAGAGCCTGACGAGTTTGCCGAAGTTCAGAACGGCGTTGTGGTTTATCACGACGACAACGGAGACTACGCAACCAATGAGCCGACTATGGACGGAACCGCAGGGGCTATCCTGATGATGGCTTACTGGGGAGCAGGGAAATAA
- a CDS encoding ATP-binding protein has product MMRFIDRTIAAKITFRLINEPRKIIILYGQRQVGKTTLAHQVLQQQTGKKVLYVNADLNPHVDVFSSRDISKLRLFVSGFDFLFIDEAQRIPDIGINLKILHDNFPELRILVTGSSSLDLANRVQEPLTGRTWTFRLHAFSAEELSAGPGLLDYHSRLEEWLIFGSYPGVLELANRQDKAAFLSELTHAYLYKDILELSGIRHSSKLRDLLRLLAFQIGSEVSFNELGRALGMDTATVQHYIDLLEKAFVVKVIGGFRRNLRKEISKKQKIYFQDLGIRNALIEKFAPLDLREDVGKLWENYLFIERTKFLDNHQLRLNRFFWRLQSGAELDYVEEYEGKIAGYEFKFGNKKTLPPSSWKETYPEATFTLINRDTYLPFLTRL; this is encoded by the coding sequence ATGATGAGATTTATAGACAGGACAATTGCAGCGAAAATCACTTTCCGGCTAATAAATGAGCCGAGGAAAATAATTATCCTGTATGGACAAAGACAGGTAGGTAAGACTACTTTGGCCCATCAGGTTTTGCAGCAACAAACAGGTAAAAAAGTACTCTACGTGAACGCCGATTTGAATCCTCATGTTGATGTTTTTTCATCCCGTGATATAAGTAAATTACGGCTGTTTGTGAGTGGCTTTGATTTTCTGTTTATTGATGAAGCACAGCGAATCCCTGACATTGGAATAAATCTCAAGATACTTCACGATAATTTTCCGGAACTGCGCATTTTGGTTACCGGTTCCTCGTCTCTTGACCTTGCAAATCGTGTACAGGAACCGTTGACAGGTCGAACATGGACATTTCGTTTGCATGCCTTTTCCGCAGAAGAATTGTCTGCTGGCCCCGGGCTGCTTGACTATCATAGCAGACTGGAAGAATGGTTGATTTTTGGAAGTTATCCCGGTGTGCTTGAGTTGGCAAATCGCCAGGACAAAGCTGCGTTTCTCAGTGAGCTAACCCATGCCTACCTTTATAAAGATATTCTTGAACTTAGTGGTATTCGCCATAGCAGTAAATTACGGGACTTGCTCCGGCTCCTGGCTTTTCAGATTGGCTCAGAAGTGTCGTTTAATGAGTTGGGCCGCGCACTGGGAATGGATACTGCAACCGTCCAGCATTATATTGATTTGCTTGAAAAAGCGTTTGTCGTAAAAGTAATTGGTGGTTTCCGCCGTAATCTCCGGAAAGAAATTTCCAAAAAACAGAAAATTTATTTTCAGGATTTAGGTATTCGAAATGCTTTAATTGAAAAATTTGCACCTCTTGATCTTCGGGAAGACGTAGGCAAACTTTGGGAAAATTATCTTTTTATTGAAAGGACAAAATTTCTCGACAATCACCAACTCCGGCTAAACCGCTTCTTCTGGCGACTTCAGTCAGGGGCAGAACTGGATTATGTGGAAGAATACGAAGGGAAAATAGCAGGTTATGAATTTAAATTTGGGAATAAGAAAACACTACCCCCTTCTTCCTGGAAGGAGACCTACCCGGAGGCAACATTTACCCTGATCAACCGCGACACCTATTTGCCTTTTCTCACCCGTCTCTAG
- a CDS encoding ABC transporter permease has product MEKQPPKYPLSFLRWFCREDYLEEIEGDLIEVFEKQVEFSPGKAKRQFAWNVFRSFRLKNIKTDVPGLNAINMFSNYIKIALRIFRREKSFTLINVLGLATGFAITLLIIQYARFELSYENMHENADRIVRLTIDYLDGETTVTQDCETYLPIGPRIKADLPEVEAFARVYDIEESTVIIGEKSFLVERPYAADSSFFSMFSYPLLYGSKAHIFNQPYQMVLTESTALKYFNRVDVLDELVKMPLNDKTVSFKVVGVVPDSPPNTHLKFDMLISFATMKTDFDESDDNWDTNNSYTYVLLAPHTEYEVFSQNLADFSKQLTKEGNFENERLIGQKISDIHLYSKKTFEPETNGDANSVFFLLGVAFLVIISAFVNYINLATSKALDRAKEVGIRKVVGSTKNQLIAQFLTESLLINVFAGICALWMIYVTREQFILLAGLPENFAIFSDMAFWQILAVFMVTGVFLSGAYPAFVLSSFKPVSVLKGQFSHSTRGILLRKGLVIFQFAVTIILLIQTFTVYEQLKFMRKKELGMKIDHTVVVRAPAQDTIRQNYSAFKQELLTQAHVQSVSLSTTVPGLPSSEMSTTTGINLSEIIEDHNYNFYLYWIDADYIPQMEIELVAGKNFESGIGNNQGVIVNEEAVRLWGLTDSEQAVGKTLRFWGRTWEIRGVLKNYHHESAKAAYIPIIHLYSGAFSSFASIRFSGGDPAEQVAQIEKIFKADFPYTPFTYFFLDSQYDKQFKADERFQDVFSVLTVFAILIACLGLFGMASFVISKRTKEIGIRKVLGASIRHILILLSRDFMKTVLISMLIGIPITYFLVRSWLENFAFRMEISWWLFAFPAIVVFLLVILSLSVRTIKTALANPVDSLRDE; this is encoded by the coding sequence ATGGAAAAACAGCCACCTAAATATCCATTAAGCTTCCTACGCTGGTTTTGCCGGGAAGACTATCTCGAAGAGATCGAAGGAGACCTGATTGAAGTCTTCGAAAAACAGGTGGAATTTTCTCCAGGCAAAGCCAAAAGGCAGTTTGCCTGGAATGTATTCCGGTCATTTCGGTTGAAAAATATTAAAACAGATGTTCCAGGTTTAAATGCCATCAATATGTTTAGCAACTATATTAAAATTGCACTCAGGATTTTCAGGCGGGAGAAATCCTTTACTTTGATCAATGTGTTGGGCCTCGCAACAGGTTTTGCCATTACCCTGCTTATTATTCAGTATGCAAGATTCGAACTGAGCTATGAAAATATGCATGAAAATGCTGACCGAATCGTAAGGCTGACCATTGACTACCTGGATGGCGAGACAACCGTAACTCAGGATTGTGAAACGTATCTGCCTATTGGCCCCCGCATTAAAGCCGATTTGCCGGAGGTGGAAGCCTTTGCCCGCGTTTATGATATAGAAGAATCAACCGTAATTATTGGGGAAAAATCCTTCCTGGTCGAAAGACCTTATGCCGCCGATTCATCATTTTTTTCCATGTTTAGTTATCCTTTACTATATGGAAGCAAAGCGCATATTTTCAACCAGCCCTATCAGATGGTTTTGACAGAATCCACTGCCCTTAAATATTTCAACCGTGTGGATGTTTTGGATGAACTGGTGAAAATGCCGCTAAATGATAAAACGGTTTCTTTTAAGGTTGTGGGTGTTGTGCCCGATAGCCCTCCCAATACGCATCTGAAATTTGATATGCTCATTTCGTTTGCGACAATGAAAACGGATTTTGATGAATCTGACGATAACTGGGATACCAATAATAGCTACACCTATGTTTTGCTTGCACCTCATACAGAGTACGAGGTATTCTCCCAAAACCTGGCTGATTTTAGCAAACAGCTCACTAAAGAGGGGAACTTTGAAAATGAGCGACTCATTGGTCAGAAAATTTCAGACATTCATCTATACTCCAAAAAGACCTTTGAGCCTGAAACAAACGGAGATGCAAATTCTGTATTTTTCCTGCTCGGGGTTGCTTTTTTGGTGATAATAAGTGCCTTTGTCAACTATATCAACCTCGCTACTTCTAAAGCGCTTGACAGGGCAAAAGAAGTCGGTATCCGCAAGGTCGTCGGGTCAACCAAAAACCAGCTGATCGCCCAGTTTTTGACGGAGTCTCTTCTGATCAATGTATTTGCCGGAATTTGCGCTTTATGGATGATCTATGTCACCAGAGAACAGTTTATCCTGCTTGCCGGCCTGCCTGAAAATTTTGCGATATTCTCGGATATGGCTTTCTGGCAGATACTGGCTGTATTTATGGTTACAGGTGTTTTCCTTTCCGGAGCCTATCCGGCATTTGTATTGTCTTCCTTTAAGCCTGTGTCTGTGTTAAAAGGACAATTCAGCCATTCCACCAGAGGGATTTTACTGCGCAAAGGGCTTGTGATTTTTCAGTTTGCGGTTACAATCATTTTATTGATACAAACCTTTACCGTGTATGAACAACTCAAATTTATGAGGAAGAAAGAGCTGGGCATGAAAATAGATCATACCGTTGTCGTCAGAGCCCCTGCACAAGATACCATTCGCCAAAATTACAGCGCCTTCAAGCAGGAATTACTCACTCAGGCACATGTACAATCTGTGTCATTATCCACCACTGTTCCCGGTTTGCCATCAAGCGAGATGAGTACGACTACAGGCATTAATCTCTCCGAAATAATCGAAGACCACAATTATAATTTTTACCTGTACTGGATTGATGCTGACTATATCCCGCAGATGGAAATTGAACTGGTCGCCGGGAAAAACTTTGAATCAGGAATTGGCAATAATCAGGGGGTAATTGTCAATGAAGAAGCCGTGAGGTTATGGGGCCTGACTGATTCGGAACAGGCCGTTGGCAAAACTTTAAGATTTTGGGGAAGGACCTGGGAAATCCGGGGTGTGCTTAAAAATTATCACCACGAATCTGCCAAAGCTGCATATATACCCATTATCCATCTGTATTCGGGTGCATTTTCGAGTTTTGCCAGCATTCGGTTTTCCGGTGGTGACCCCGCCGAACAAGTAGCACAGATTGAGAAAATTTTCAAAGCGGATTTTCCCTATACCCCATTTACCTACTTCTTCCTCGACAGTCAGTACGACAAACAGTTTAAAGCAGATGAAAGGTTTCAGGATGTGTTTAGCGTGCTGACAGTATTTGCTATACTGATTGCGTGTTTGGGACTATTTGGGATGGCCTCTTTTGTCATATCCAAAAGAACCAAAGAAATCGGTATCAGAAAGGTACTGGGGGCCAGCATCAGGCATATTTTGATCCTGCTGTCCCGGGACTTTATGAAAACAGTTCTGATCTCTATGCTGATAGGCATTCCCATCACCTATTTTCTGGTGAGAAGCTGGCTGGAAAACTTTGCATTTAGGATGGAAATCAGCTGGTGGTTATTTGCATTTCCAGCTATTGTAGTTTTTCTGCTGGTCATCCTTTCATTAAGTGTCAGAACCATCAAAACCGCCCTGGCCAATCCCGTGGATTCCCTTCGGGATGAATAA